One segment of Candidatus Rokuibacteriota bacterium DNA contains the following:
- a CDS encoding 50S ribosomal protein L11 methyltransferase, with translation MRPITSVIPGLWRLHRAGRSALLHWRQQDWIMKRFGSTDVHEGMLLDTQRCEAYRSAIRQVVRPGDVVADLGAGTGLLSFFAVEAGARRVYAIEMSSIAEVAARLIEANGFQDRITLVRRRSTRARLPERCDVILSETLSILGFESEHTIAFMSDARERLLKPGGRVIPQECWTLMMPVQSDQFGVGSLPGLLYGFDVSELRRRRYRRQALHLEVSGKRIVELADAVRRWHIDFRRESPVPSGEMFEFGTRREGRLDGFLGWFEATLCDGVVLSNSPRLPPTSWGQLYFPTLDQPVVHPGQRIRLHLDPGLIAGMPHWSYRVSVD, from the coding sequence ATGCGGCCGATCACGTCGGTGATTCCCGGACTCTGGCGGCTCCACCGTGCAGGGCGGTCTGCGCTCCTGCACTGGCGACAGCAGGACTGGATCATGAAGCGATTCGGGAGCACCGACGTCCATGAGGGGATGCTGCTGGACACGCAGCGCTGCGAGGCTTACCGGAGCGCGATCCGGCAGGTGGTCCGGCCTGGCGACGTGGTCGCCGACCTTGGTGCCGGGACCGGGCTCCTGTCATTCTTCGCGGTGGAGGCGGGCGCCCGGCGCGTGTACGCCATCGAGATGAGCAGCATCGCGGAGGTGGCTGCCCGTCTCATCGAGGCCAACGGCTTTCAGGACCGGATCACGCTGGTGCGGCGGCGGTCGACCCGGGCCCGCTTGCCAGAGCGGTGCGACGTCATTCTGTCGGAGACGCTCAGCATCCTCGGCTTCGAGTCCGAGCACACCATCGCGTTCATGAGCGACGCGCGCGAACGCCTCCTGAAGCCTGGCGGACGGGTCATCCCGCAAGAGTGCTGGACGCTCATGATGCCCGTCCAGTCCGACCAGTTCGGTGTCGGGTCCCTGCCCGGTCTCCTGTACGGTTTCGACGTCTCGGAGCTGCGCCGCCGGAGGTACCGGCGACAGGCCCTCCACCTCGAAGTCTCGGGGAAGCGGATCGTGGAACTCGCGGACGCCGTGAGACGCTGGCACATCGACTTCCGCCGTGAGTCCCCGGTGCCGTCGGGCGAGATGTTCGAGTTCGGGACCCGTCGGGAAGGCCGACTGGACGGATTCCTGGGATGGTTCGAAGCGACGCTGTGCGACGGGGTCGTCCTGTCGAACTCACCCCGGCTGCCGCCGACCTCCTGGGGTCAGCTGTATTTCCCGACGCTGGACCAGCCAGTGGTGCATCCAGGCCAACGCATCCGGCTGCACCTGGATCCCGGCCTCATCGCCGGGATGCCGCACTGGTCCTATCGCGTGAGCGTCGACTAG
- a CDS encoding methyltransferase domain-containing protein: MRTGGRGDRKDRVRLAERWLKTTVDDVLRWFGYEIRRTGRRPAEIWQTRPGGSPQPPLPYAENPAIGASNLRVKLERVRAGGAFETENIAIINQAVARLIGPATRIVELGGGTGMFAYEASADPTRTIVCSEFDAEASRWAQENRSRPNIRYVTRPVSPQDGPFDLLVSIEVVEHVRDFPAFLAVCAGLAPRAILTTPNKSSRATAAADGPPDYRLHVREWTAGEFYWVLRCFYEEVRLFTLPDALVPDVAPIRVTDRRSPLIADCRRPIAASGGARPSA, from the coding sequence TTGCGAACGGGGGGGAGAGGGGACCGGAAGGATCGAGTCCGGCTGGCCGAGAGGTGGCTCAAGACCACCGTGGACGACGTCCTCCGCTGGTTCGGCTACGAGATCCGGCGAACCGGTCGCCGGCCGGCTGAGATCTGGCAGACGCGCCCGGGGGGGAGTCCCCAACCGCCGCTCCCTTACGCCGAGAACCCCGCGATCGGGGCGAGCAACCTGCGCGTCAAGCTGGAGCGGGTGCGGGCAGGCGGCGCGTTCGAGACCGAGAACATCGCGATCATCAACCAGGCGGTGGCGAGGCTGATCGGCCCCGCGACACGGATCGTCGAGCTCGGCGGCGGGACCGGGATGTTCGCGTACGAAGCCTCGGCCGACCCGACTCGCACCATCGTGTGCTCGGAGTTCGATGCCGAGGCAAGCCGGTGGGCCCAGGAGAACCGGAGCCGTCCGAACATCCGCTATGTCACGCGGCCCGTCTCGCCGCAGGACGGGCCCTTCGATCTGCTGGTGTCCATCGAGGTGGTCGAGCACGTGCGGGACTTCCCGGCCTTCCTCGCCGTGTGCGCCGGGCTGGCGCCGCGGGCGATCCTCACGACGCCCAACAAGAGCAGTCGAGCAACGGCGGCTGCCGACGGACCGCCGGACTACCGGCTGCACGTGCGGGAGTGGACAGCCGGCGAGTTCTACTGGGTCCTCCGGTGCTTCTACGAAGAGGTGCGGCTGTTCACGCTGCCCGACGCGCTCGTGCCCGACGTCGCGCCCATCCGGGTGACCGATCGGCGGTCGCCGCTGATCGCCGACTGCCGCCGGCCGATCGCCGCCAGCGGGGGAGCCCGACCCAGCGCATGA
- a CDS encoding methyltransferase domain-containing protein, whose product MERWQELELQYARRLRQSSRAERRALYAEAYSVVSELRARTMPPDPEKRTAGTSKSLVKALARLLGPTDDVLEVGCGRGYTCLGLAPHARSIVGVDVSTPALREAEQLLRAHDIRNVAVRQVAGDELTAAFPAAAFDVAVAIDVYEHLHPEDCRVTLQQIHAVLRPGGTCIVVTPNRIFGPHDITRVLYPEATEPLGFHLNETTYRELLAAMREVGFGRFRTLRTMSRWSTWLWPRRLFGITYPAWVSVLCERAVTTWGAPAAGPLLAGIRLLGKKRGIRVP is encoded by the coding sequence GTGGAGCGGTGGCAGGAGCTCGAACTGCAGTACGCGCGCCGGCTCCGGCAGAGCAGCCGTGCGGAACGGCGGGCGCTCTACGCCGAGGCGTACTCGGTCGTCTCGGAACTGCGCGCCCGGACAATGCCGCCCGATCCCGAGAAGCGCACCGCGGGCACGTCGAAGTCGCTGGTGAAGGCGCTGGCTCGTCTGCTCGGCCCGACCGACGACGTGCTCGAGGTCGGCTGCGGCCGGGGCTACACGTGTCTGGGCCTGGCCCCTCACGCGCGGTCCATCGTCGGTGTGGACGTCTCCACCCCGGCCCTCCGCGAGGCCGAGCAACTCCTGCGCGCTCACGACATCCGCAACGTGGCGGTGCGCCAGGTGGCCGGGGACGAGCTCACGGCCGCGTTCCCGGCCGCCGCCTTCGACGTGGCCGTCGCCATCGACGTGTACGAGCACCTCCACCCCGAGGACTGCCGGGTCACGCTGCAACAGATCCACGCGGTGCTGAGACCCGGGGGGACGTGTATCGTGGTGACGCCCAACCGGATCTTCGGACCGCACGACATCACGCGCGTCCTCTATCCCGAGGCGACCGAGCCCCTGGGCTTTCACCTCAACGAGACCACGTACCGGGAGCTGCTGGCGGCCATGCGCGAGGTGGGCTTCGGACGCTTTCGCACGCTCCGGACGATGTCCCGGTGGTCGACCTGGCTCTGGCCGCGCCGGCTGTTCGGAATCACCTACCCGGCCTGGGTGAGCGTGCTCTGCGAGCGCGCGGTGACCACGTGGGGCGCCCCCGCGGCCGGGCCGCTGCTGGCCGGGATCCGGCTGCTCGGAAAGAAGCGAGGCATCCGGGTCCCGTGA
- a CDS encoding glycosyltransferase family 4 protein, producing MTGAVRIAFLTTEYPTEQVFAGGLAAYVQRVAHALVQAGHEPEVFTLSDRTERTLDGPVPVHRVTEAQGWAARARRIPLAWRLDDFLELAGSTLRLARALRLRHREAPFAVVQASNFRAPGLGAAVRRVAPLVTRISSIEILWRRAYARPPGAAARLQGWAEAWQVRHSAAAYAPSHLLAAAASEAFGRTVRVIEPPFAVAQHAAMVGSPPAEFPPETYALFFGTIGLLKGGDRLVRVLPGILDRRPEFRFVFVGRVFRTAAGEPFDAYIARALGAYGKRIVVLSERPRADLFPLVAGARVVVLPSRVDNLPNACLEAMALERVVVATEGASFEQLITHGESGLLVPQEDDGALEAGILAAWDLPAEPRRLMGRAARARIERLDPRLTIVALEALFAEVTGAR from the coding sequence GTGACCGGCGCCGTGCGGATCGCCTTCCTCACCACCGAGTACCCGACCGAGCAGGTCTTCGCCGGCGGCCTGGCGGCCTATGTGCAGCGCGTGGCGCACGCGCTGGTCCAGGCGGGCCACGAGCCGGAGGTCTTCACCCTCTCGGACCGGACAGAGCGGACGCTCGACGGGCCCGTGCCCGTCCACCGGGTGACCGAGGCGCAGGGATGGGCGGCCCGCGCCCGGCGCATTCCCCTGGCGTGGCGCCTCGATGATTTCCTCGAGCTGGCGGGCTCGACCCTCCGGCTCGCCCGCGCCCTCCGGCTCCGACACCGCGAGGCTCCATTCGCCGTCGTCCAGGCGAGCAACTTCCGCGCGCCCGGGCTCGGGGCGGCCGTGCGGCGCGTGGCGCCCCTGGTGACCCGGATCTCCAGCATCGAGATCCTCTGGCGCCGGGCCTACGCCAGGCCTCCGGGTGCCGCCGCCCGGCTGCAGGGATGGGCCGAGGCCTGGCAGGTCCGGCACAGCGCGGCCGCATACGCGCCGAGCCACTTGCTCGCCGCGGCGGCTTCGGAGGCGTTCGGCCGAACCGTGCGTGTGATCGAGCCGCCCTTCGCCGTCGCCCAGCACGCGGCGATGGTAGGTTCGCCGCCGGCCGAGTTCCCTCCGGAGACCTACGCGCTCTTCTTCGGCACGATCGGTCTGCTCAAGGGAGGCGACCGGCTCGTCCGCGTCCTCCCGGGCATCCTGGACCGGCGGCCGGAGTTCCGCTTCGTCTTCGTGGGCCGGGTCTTCCGCACCGCGGCGGGGGAGCCCTTCGACGCGTACATCGCCCGCGCCCTCGGCGCCTACGGAAAGCGGATCGTCGTCCTCTCGGAGCGGCCGCGGGCCGACCTGTTCCCGCTCGTGGCCGGCGCCCGGGTCGTGGTCCTCCCATCCCGCGTGGACAACCTCCCCAACGCATGCCTCGAGGCGATGGCCCTCGAACGCGTGGTGGTGGCGACCGAGGGGGCGAGCTTCGAGCAGCTGATCACCCACGGGGAGAGCGGCCTTCTCGTCCCGCAGGAGGACGACGGCGCGCTCGAGGCGGGAATCCTCGCGGCCTGGGATCTTCCCGCCGAGCCCCGGCGGCTGATGGGCCGGGCCGCGCGAGCGCGGATCGAGCGGCTGGACCCGCGACTCACCATCGTCGCGCTCGAGGCGCTCTTTGCCGAGGTGACAGGCGCCCGCTGA